The following are from one region of the Nocardia terpenica genome:
- a CDS encoding FAD-dependent oxidoreductase, whose amino-acid sequence MSEIAADVLVLGGGPAGVWAALAAAAEGARVVLVDKGRCGASGPTAKGIVSLWNIPPGPARDEAVRRSFEHGGQLGDPEWMHRVLAETHRRVDQLVRWGYRFPGEGAGRPARVSLDGAKYLGRLRRSLIVAGVRVLDHHPALQLRVDVEGVVSGASGVQSRNDFRTWTARAGAVVLATGGCAFLSGGAGTDVDTGDGLLMAAEAGGELSGMEFSGAYALAPVGDSRLAAVAADEVPGPGTAPAPDLALHFATLYDETGAVLGGDPFGSRAAAFAALADGRRVYAALDELPGRLGRQLSHGQARVPLRAVLEGTVRGTGGVRIVGFECATTVAGLFGAGDVATREPITGAVGGFGGQGGAWAISSGVWAGTGAARFARGRGRVGKVRSVAGAGLNPAASIDPRAVVGLVQEHTVPLRRSYWRSAGSLRDSIAELDAMWPVTEFGLGGSGPDRVRARQAAALLAVARWTKYSALARTETRGMHRRTDHPGAASDWRMRLFAGGLESVWVRPGRCEPGADRPRADLTPA is encoded by the coding sequence GTGAGCGAAATAGCGGCGGACGTACTGGTGCTGGGCGGTGGCCCCGCCGGAGTGTGGGCCGCCCTCGCCGCGGCCGCCGAGGGCGCGCGCGTGGTGCTCGTCGACAAGGGCCGCTGTGGCGCCAGCGGCCCGACCGCCAAAGGCATTGTGTCGCTATGGAACATCCCGCCGGGCCCGGCGCGCGACGAAGCCGTGCGGCGCAGTTTCGAGCACGGCGGCCAGCTGGGCGATCCGGAGTGGATGCACCGGGTGCTGGCGGAAACCCATCGGCGCGTCGACCAGCTCGTGCGGTGGGGGTACCGGTTCCCGGGCGAGGGCGCCGGGCGACCCGCGCGGGTCTCGCTGGACGGGGCGAAATACCTGGGCCGGTTGCGCCGCAGCCTGATCGTCGCCGGGGTCCGGGTGCTCGACCATCATCCGGCCCTGCAATTACGCGTCGATGTCGAGGGCGTGGTCTCCGGGGCGTCGGGGGTCCAGTCGCGCAACGATTTTCGCACCTGGACCGCGCGCGCCGGGGCGGTGGTGCTGGCCACCGGCGGCTGCGCGTTCCTGTCCGGCGGCGCGGGCACCGACGTCGACACCGGCGACGGGCTGCTGATGGCGGCCGAGGCCGGCGGGGAGCTGTCGGGCATGGAGTTCTCCGGCGCGTACGCCCTTGCGCCCGTGGGCGATTCGCGGCTGGCCGCGGTCGCCGCCGACGAGGTGCCGGGGCCGGGGACGGCGCCCGCGCCGGATCTGGCGCTGCACTTCGCCACCCTCTACGACGAGACCGGCGCCGTGCTGGGCGGCGATCCGTTCGGGTCGCGCGCGGCGGCGTTCGCGGCCCTCGCCGACGGCCGCCGGGTCTATGCCGCGCTCGACGAGCTTCCCGGGCGGCTGGGGCGGCAGCTGTCGCACGGTCAGGCCCGGGTGCCGCTGCGGGCCGTGCTGGAGGGCACGGTGCGCGGCACCGGCGGGGTGCGGATCGTCGGATTCGAGTGCGCCACCACCGTCGCGGGGCTGTTCGGGGCGGGCGATGTGGCCACGCGCGAACCCATTACGGGCGCGGTCGGCGGCTTCGGCGGGCAGGGCGGCGCGTGGGCGATCTCGTCGGGGGTGTGGGCGGGGACCGGTGCGGCCCGGTTCGCGCGCGGCCGGGGCCGAGTGGGCAAGGTGCGGTCGGTGGCCGGGGCCGGGCTGAACCCGGCGGCGAGCATCGATCCGCGCGCGGTGGTCGGGCTGGTGCAGGAGCACACCGTGCCGCTGCGGCGCAGCTACTGGCGCAGCGCGGGCAGCCTGCGCGACAGCATCGCCGAACTCGACGCCATGTGGCCGGTCACCGAATTCGGCCTCGGCGGCAGCGGACCGGACCGGGTGCGGGCCCGGCAGGCGGCGGCGCTGCTGGCGGTGGCGCGGTGGACCAAATACAGCGCGCTGGCCCGCACCGAGACCCGCGGCATGCACCGGCGCACCGACCATCCCGGCGCGGCCAGCGATTGGCGGATGCGGCTGTTCGCCGGGGGCCTGGAGTCGGTATGGGTGCGACCCGGGCGGTGCGAGCCCGGGGCCGACCGCCCGCGCGCGGACCTCACCCCCGCCTGA